One part of the Zymomonas mobilis subsp. pomaceae ATCC 29192 genome encodes these proteins:
- a CDS encoding dicarboxylate/amino acid:cation symporter: protein MVKRLTFWIIAALVVGLIIGTIFNLTIHDQNWIEYLVDRLSLLTLIFLRLIKMIIAPLVFATLVSGIAHMGNGKELGRIGLRTMCWFIGASLLSLAMGLILVNLLRPGTGLNLVPPVSAAPVAPAADFSLKDFISHMVPQSMVDAMAHNEILQIVIFSVFFGLGLGSQGKKAAPLLKGVEALSAVMLKVTNYVMYFAPLAVFAAVTSVITQRGIGVVLTYGYFIGSFYLGLAVMWGLILLVTRLLVGKGVLNILPLLRSPALIAFTTSSSEASLPPTLEALEKFGVPPRIAGFVLPLGYSFNLDGTMIYCTFATMFIAQSYNIHVPIGQQIMMLLMLMITSKGMAGVPRASLVVIASTLSFMQIPEGGLWLILAVDHFLDMGRSATNVIGNAAASLVIAHWEGELKIPDKREVEKIQSA from the coding sequence GTGGTTAAGCGGCTTACCTTTTGGATTATAGCAGCATTAGTGGTAGGTTTGATTATAGGGACAATATTTAATCTTACTATCCATGATCAAAACTGGATAGAATATCTAGTCGACAGATTGTCTTTATTAACGCTCATTTTTCTGCGGCTGATCAAAATGATCATCGCGCCCTTGGTTTTTGCAACGTTGGTATCTGGCATTGCCCATATGGGGAATGGTAAAGAATTAGGCCGTATTGGCCTAAGAACTATGTGCTGGTTTATAGGTGCCAGCTTGTTATCCCTCGCCATGGGACTTATTCTGGTTAATCTTTTACGTCCCGGTACGGGCCTTAATTTAGTGCCTCCCGTCTCCGCGGCACCGGTTGCTCCCGCGGCGGATTTCTCTCTGAAAGATTTCATCTCGCATATGGTACCCCAGTCAATGGTGGATGCTATGGCCCATAATGAAATCCTCCAGATTGTTATTTTCTCGGTCTTTTTTGGTCTTGGTCTTGGTAGCCAAGGCAAAAAGGCAGCGCCTTTATTAAAAGGTGTCGAAGCGCTGTCAGCCGTGATGCTAAAAGTTACTAATTATGTGATGTATTTTGCCCCATTAGCCGTTTTTGCAGCAGTTACCTCGGTCATTACACAACGGGGTATCGGGGTTGTTCTGACTTATGGTTATTTTATTGGAAGCTTTTATCTGGGGCTCGCTGTTATGTGGGGCCTTATTTTATTGGTCACTCGCCTTTTGGTAGGAAAGGGTGTTTTAAATATTCTTCCACTTTTGCGTTCTCCAGCGCTTATTGCTTTTACGACTTCTTCATCTGAAGCTTCCTTACCGCCGACTTTAGAAGCCTTGGAAAAATTCGGGGTTCCCCCCCGTATTGCAGGTTTTGTGTTGCCCCTTGGATATTCTTTTAATCTCGACGGCACGATGATCTATTGTACCTTTGCAACGATGTTTATCGCGCAATCGTATAATATTCATGTCCCCATTGGACAGCAGATCATGATGCTGCTTATGCTGATGATTACTTCAAAAGGCATGGCCGGTGTGCCGCGTGCCAGTTTAGTTGTTATCGCTTCGACGCTCTCTTTTATGCAGATTCCAGAAGGGGGATTATGGCTTATTCTGGCGGTCGATCATTTCCTTGATATGGGGCGTTCAGCTACCAATGTTATTGGTAATGCAGCAGCAAGTTTAGTCATTGCCCATTGGGAAGGTGAATTAAAAATTCCTGACAAACGCGAAGTTGAAAAAATACAATCTGCCTAA